A single Cucumis melo cultivar AY chromosome 4, USDA_Cmelo_AY_1.0, whole genome shotgun sequence DNA region contains:
- the LOC103503607 gene encoding leucine-rich repeat receptor-like serine/threonine-protein kinase SKM1 translates to MGNTIPKSCHNPIFFFLYLFLLIQHSSSSLQQRQHDDLHETHLLLSFKSSISKQSTFISNWNPSLPTCLWNGVTCNNPTISNFTNITAINLSAQNITGVLPDSLFRLPYIQSLDLSDNQLVGELPPTMFALASSSLLHLNLSNNNFTGTLPTGGVSRLRTLDLSNNMISGSIPEDFGLFFDRLQFLDLGGNGLMGEIPNSVVNLSSLEFLTLASNKLSGEIPRGLGGMKKLKWIYLGYNNLSGEIPEELGGLISLNHLDLVYNKLTGEIPESFGNLTRLQYLFLYQNGLTGTIPPSIFSLVNLISLDISDNSLSGEIPELVIQLQNLEILHLFGNNFTGKIPKSLASLPRLQILQLWSNGFSGVIPELLGRNNNLTILDVSTNFLTGKIPDGLCDSKRLFKLILFSNSLTGQIPRSLCSCQSLQRVRLQNNRLSGELSPKIFTKLPLLYFLDISDNQFSGRIDSNKWDLPSLQMMSLARNKFSGNLPEFVRNDKIESLDFSGNEFSGSIPKNIGSLSELMELNLSNNNLDGGIPSEVSSCKKLVSLDISQNQLSGEIPVVLTQIPVLSFLDLSENKFSGEIPPVLSQIPSLVQINISHNHLHGTLPATGAFLGINASAVAGNDLCSNEIISTTKLPPCKTHHYNNLWWFMMVLGVGALLIGTGVLITIRRRKEPKRVIVENNDGIWEVKFFDSKAAKLMTVEAIVSPPPPSLSEIQFVVEKDEEKWRVEGSFWNEVEELGRVKHLNVVRLLGSCRSEKAGYLVREYVEGGVLSEMVGRLSWERRRDIGIGIARAMQYLHRRCSPGVIASNLSPERIIVDEKYQPRLVIGLSKTTISSHYSAPEVKECRDVTEKSNVYTLGVILIQLLTGKEPLHRQHLVEWARYCYSNSRIDTWIDGSIIATDPKQIVGFMNFALNFTASDPMARPSSHQAYKALLSLFRTTCSSKLCYI, encoded by the exons ATGGGGAACACAATACCCAAAAGCTGTCATAATcccatcttcttctttctctatcTCTTTCTGTTGATACAACATTCATCGTCCTCTCTGCAGCAACGACAACACGACGACCTCCATGAAACCCACCTTCTCTTATCCTTCAAATCCTCCATTTCTAAACAATCAACCTTTATCtccaactggaatccctctctTCCCACCTGCTTATGGAATGGGGTCACATGCAACAACCCCACCATCTCTAATTTCACTAACATCACTGCCATTAACCTCTCTGCTCAGAATATCACCGGTGTACTTCCCGATTCTCTTTTTCGATTACCTTACATACAATCTCTCGATCTCTCCGACAATCAACTCGTCGGAGAACTCCCTCCGACTATGTTCGCTCTCGCCTCTTCTTCGCTTCtgcatttgaatttgagtaaTAATAATTTCACCGGCACACTTCCCACCGGCGGTGTTTCTAGGCTCCGAACATTAGACCTATCCAATAACATGATTTCGGGTTCGATTCCGGAAGATTTTGGATTGTTTTTTGATCGTCTTCAGTTTCTCGATCTGGGTGGGAATGGTTTAATGGGGGAGATTCCGAATTCTGTTGTGAATCTTAGTTCGTTGGAGTTTCTAACGTTGGCGTCTAATAAATTGAGTGGGGAAATTCCGCGGGGATTGGGAGGAATGAAGAAATTGAAGTGGATTTATTTGGGTTATAATAATCTTTCAGGGGAAATTCCTGAAGAACTTGGTGGATTGATTTCTTTGAATCATCTTGATCTTGTGTACAACAAGTTAACAGGGGAAATTCCAGAGTCTTTTGGGAATCTTACTCGACTTCAGTATCTGTTTCTTTATCAAAATGGTCTCACAGGTACAATTCCTCCTTCGATTTTCAGTCTTGTGAATCTGATTTCTCTTGATATTAGTGACAATTCTCTCTCCGGGGAGATTCCAGAGCTTGTAATTCAATTGCAGAATTTGGAGATTCTGCATCTGTTTGGTAATAATTTCACGGGAAAAATTCCGAAGTCTTTGGCTTCTCTGCCTCGACTGCAGATTCTTCAGTTATGGTCCAATGGATTTTCCGGCGTAATTCCGGAGTTACTTGGAAGAAACAACAATCTCACCATTCTCGACGTTTCAACTAATTTCCTTACAGGAAAAATTCCAGACGGGCTGTGTGATTCTAAACGTCTTTTTAAGCTCATCCTCTTCTCCAATTCTCTCACCGGCCAAATCCCACGGAGTCTCTGTTCTTGCCAGAGTTTACAGCGTGTTCGCCTCCAAAACAACCGTCTCTCCGGTGAATTGtctccaaaaatatttacgaaactGCCACTATTGTACTTTTTAGATATCTCCGACAACCAATTTTCCGGCAGAATCGACAGCAACAAATGGGATTTGCCGTCTCTACAGATGATGAGTTTAGCGAGAAACAAATTCTCGGGGAACTTGCCGGAATTCGTAAGAAACGACAAAATCGAGAGTCTGGATTTCTCGGGAAATGAATTTTCAGGTTCCATCCCTAAGAATATCGGAAGCTTATCAGAACTAATGGAACTTAACTTAAGCAACAACAATCTGGACGGTGGAATCCCAAGTGAAGTATCTTCATGTAAGAAGCTCGTTAGTTTGGACATAAGCCAAAATCAACTAAGCGGCGAAATCCCAGTAGTTCTCACACAAATTCCCGTCCTTAGCTTCCTTGACTTATCAGAAAACAAATTCTCCGGCGAAATCCCACCGGTTTTATCCCAAATTCCATCACTCGTTCAGATAAACATTTCCCACAATCACTTACACGGAACATTACCAGCGACAGGAGCATTTCTGGGTATAAACGCAAGCGCCGTAGCCGGGAATGATCTTTGCAGCAACGAGATAATAAGCACAACCAAATTACCGCCATGCAAAACGCATCATTACAACAACTTATGGTGGTTTATGATGGTATTAGGCGTTGGCGCGTTATTGATTGGGACAGGAGTGTTGATTACAATACGTCGACGTAAAGAACCAAAAAGAGTCATAGTAGAAAACAACGACGGAATATGGGAGGTGAAATTCTTCGATTCCAAAGCTGCAAAATTAATGACGGTGGAGGCGATTGTatcgccgccgccgccgtcgttgTCGGAGATTCAATTCGTGGTGGAGAAAGACGAGGAGAAGTGGAGAGTGGAAGGGAGTTTTTGGAATGAGGTTGAGGAATTAGGGAGGGTTAAGCATTTGAACGTTGTGAGGTTGTTGGGGTCGTGCCGGTCGGAAAAAGCTGGGTATTTGGTTCGTGAGTATGTGGAAGGAGGAGTTTTGAGTGAAATGGTTGGGAGGTTAAGCTGGGAACGACGTCGTGATATCGGTATCGGAATTGCGAGGGCTATGCAGTATTTGCATCGCCGGTGTTCTCCGGGAGTAATTGCGTCAAATTTGTCGCCGGAGAGGATTATTGTCGATGAGAAATACCAACCACGGCTCGTTATTGGATTGTCCAAGACCACTATTTCTTCGCACTATTCCGCCCCCG AGGTTAAGGAATGTCGAGACGTGACAGAGAAAAGTAATGTATACACTTTGGGAGTTATTCTCATCCAATTGCTAACCGGAAAAGAACCACTCCATCGCCAACACCTGGTTGAATGGGCTCGTTACTGCTATTCTAATTCTCGTATCGACACGTGGATTGATGGCTCGATCATCGCTACCGACCCGAAACAGATTGTTGGGTTTATGAACTTTGCTCTCAACTTCACCGCATCCGACCCCATGGCAAGGCCGTCCTCACACCAAGCTTACAAAGCCCTACTCTCTCTTTTTCGGACCACTTGCTCTTCTAAGCTTTGCTACATCTAG